From a region of the Armatimonas rosea genome:
- a CDS encoding polysaccharide biosynthesis tyrosine autokinase, which yields MDFWRIWRLINRRIYLVIGLALVAAVLVVIGIFIQNQRAGVVADARLTLQQAGPSVAMGNNGETTMVQTDTSKRISELATQLSGNNNIYTQAAELLRKDEESRKKEVYSILERNQYFAPYDAQIADKVSQLVSDGELPENQRDATIAAQRRKFRQDEVARLAAPRDRHGAYFPEGVKKEAGELADIYRQQVDVKPIISLMDTENSRQFDNQIQVMGNFQQESEALLYLNMLSVAFLDYYATNAQGATRVAIARLVKQKDAAELARQDAVRRMAAFKNQDEFTALLGQDVTGQSYQTLESRISELKGIRDSAEQAFNAAVANAASTPKTITVNLPADENLEYKRAKADVERLSVEVQRLSATKGESDPELLTARAALTTAQAQAKANHKNFTQSQPNPNYLTAQNALATARANFEGARAQLAAPEAQFQKLRVRLGRSPALQAEYSKLAREIEGLDKNLARINQELQSATMENIQSSRSGTIQITRAYVLPSKNTWANGIKLLVYATTLALLLGIALVIGLDALDNSVRTKKDAEDVLGLPVAGEIPAQLPDPRRAPRVTYLDPLSPTAEAYRLLRTDILFSQLEHPFKSLLIATVKPGQGATTTATNLAITMAQAGKKVILVDGDLRHPSLHQVFSLPNEKGLTTLLAGTSQAIDEALQRTEIESLLVLTSGPLPLNPSELVGSAQMRELHERLKAVADIVIVDAPSAIAFSDTSVLASFVDATMLVIRAGDVPRGAVEQVKGMLTKARANLIGVVLNAAPSESVDSVHYHNQYYPRLKAAGAMGGVPDEAAAAIDEEDRFEQLMSEGMDDDDYDDEDEEPEALAPAPMPSLKNPGVGTPPPAPAPVVSAPAAAPSAPVAQAAPIVVAAPVAPEPSTPVMSVVTAPAPVAAPVVESPRAVVVELPHAVATPARTTTPAPQPPPITFASAPMEPARTPERDEPLEPIKLPEAPRSVAEPRKTNWGTSPMSPPATPPEPVKEPVKDDNEITFEFDSDEDDEDYLEDFDDGYDEDYDDADEDFDEDDEESPRQKRKTAGLGGILGWFKRGR from the coding sequence CCAGCGGGCCGGCGTGGTCGCGGATGCACGCCTCACCCTGCAGCAGGCCGGGCCGAGTGTTGCCATGGGAAACAATGGCGAGACCACAATGGTGCAGACCGATACGAGCAAGCGTATCTCGGAGCTCGCGACCCAGCTGAGCGGCAACAACAATATCTACACGCAGGCCGCCGAGCTCTTGCGCAAGGACGAAGAGTCGCGCAAGAAAGAGGTCTATAGCATCCTGGAGCGCAACCAGTACTTCGCGCCCTACGATGCCCAGATCGCCGATAAAGTGAGCCAGCTGGTCAGCGATGGCGAGCTCCCCGAGAATCAGCGCGATGCCACGATCGCCGCGCAGCGCCGCAAGTTCCGCCAGGACGAAGTGGCACGCCTCGCCGCCCCCCGCGACCGCCACGGTGCCTACTTCCCTGAGGGGGTCAAGAAAGAGGCCGGCGAGCTCGCGGATATCTACCGCCAGCAGGTGGATGTCAAGCCCATTATCAGCCTGATGGACACGGAGAACTCCCGCCAGTTCGACAACCAGATCCAGGTGATGGGCAACTTCCAGCAGGAGAGCGAGGCACTGCTCTACCTGAACATGCTCTCGGTCGCGTTTCTGGACTACTACGCCACCAACGCCCAGGGTGCCACCCGAGTCGCGATCGCACGGCTGGTCAAGCAGAAAGACGCCGCAGAGCTCGCTCGCCAAGATGCGGTTCGGCGGATGGCGGCGTTTAAAAACCAGGACGAGTTCACGGCCCTCTTGGGGCAAGATGTCACCGGCCAGTCCTACCAGACCCTGGAGAGCCGCATCTCTGAGCTCAAGGGAATCCGTGATAGCGCCGAGCAGGCCTTCAATGCCGCGGTCGCCAACGCCGCCAGCACGCCCAAGACCATCACGGTGAACCTCCCCGCCGACGAGAACCTGGAGTACAAGCGCGCCAAGGCCGATGTGGAGAGGCTCTCTGTCGAGGTGCAGCGCCTCTCCGCCACCAAGGGTGAGAGCGACCCGGAGCTTCTGACGGCACGCGCGGCCCTCACGACAGCACAGGCACAGGCCAAGGCGAACCACAAAAACTTTACCCAGTCGCAGCCCAACCCGAACTACCTCACGGCGCAGAACGCTCTGGCGACCGCGCGGGCCAACTTTGAGGGCGCGCGGGCACAGCTTGCCGCACCGGAGGCCCAGTTCCAGAAGCTACGGGTTCGCCTGGGACGCTCCCCTGCGCTTCAGGCGGAGTACAGCAAGCTCGCTCGGGAGATCGAGGGGCTGGACAAGAACCTGGCCCGGATCAACCAGGAGCTCCAGAGCGCGACCATGGAGAATATCCAGTCGAGCCGCTCGGGGACGATCCAGATCACACGGGCCTATGTGCTCCCGTCGAAGAATACCTGGGCCAATGGCATCAAGCTCCTGGTCTACGCCACGACCCTGGCGCTGCTCCTCGGGATTGCGCTGGTGATCGGCCTAGATGCCCTCGACAACTCCGTGCGTACCAAGAAAGACGCCGAGGATGTCCTGGGGCTGCCCGTGGCGGGAGAGATTCCCGCGCAGCTCCCCGACCCACGGCGCGCCCCGCGGGTCACCTACCTCGACCCGCTCTCGCCCACCGCGGAGGCCTACCGGCTGCTGCGCACCGATATCCTTTTTAGCCAGCTGGAGCACCCGTTTAAGTCGCTCCTGATCGCGACAGTCAAGCCGGGCCAGGGCGCGACCACCACCGCGACCAACCTGGCGATCACGATGGCACAGGCGGGCAAGAAGGTGATCCTGGTCGATGGCGATCTGCGCCACCCCAGCCTGCACCAGGTCTTCTCGCTCCCCAATGAGAAGGGACTGACCACGCTGCTGGCAGGGACGAGCCAGGCGATCGACGAAGCACTCCAGCGCACCGAGATCGAGTCGCTGCTCGTGCTGACCTCAGGGCCGCTGCCGCTCAACCCCAGTGAGCTGGTGGGCTCGGCCCAGATGCGCGAGCTCCATGAGCGCCTCAAGGCGGTCGCCGATATCGTGATTGTCGATGCGCCCTCCGCCATTGCCTTCTCGGACACCTCGGTGCTGGCCTCGTTTGTGGACGCGACCATGTTGGTGATCCGCGCCGGCGATGTCCCGCGTGGGGCGGTCGAGCAGGTCAAGGGCATGCTCACCAAGGCCCGCGCCAACCTGATCGGGGTCGTCCTCAATGCCGCGCCGAGCGAGAGCGTGGACTCGGTGCACTACCACAACCAGTACTACCCGCGTCTCAAGGCGGCCGGTGCGATGGGTGGTGTGCCTGACGAGGCGGCCGCAGCCATTGACGAAGAAGATCGCTTCGAGCAGCTCATGTCCGAGGGCATGGACGACGACGACTACGACGATGAAGACGAGGAGCCCGAGGCACTCGCACCCGCTCCCATGCCGTCGCTCAAGAACCCAGGGGTGGGCACGCCTCCCCCGGCGCCTGCTCCGGTTGTGTCGGCTCCTGCCGCTGCTCCGAGTGCGCCTGTGGCCCAGGCCGCACCCATTGTGGTGGCGGCTCCTGTGGCCCCTGAGCCGAGCACGCCGGTGATGTCGGTTGTCACCGCCCCGGCGCCGGTTGCCGCGCCGGTGGTGGAGTCGCCCCGTGCGGTCGTGGTCGAGCTACCCCATGCCGTGGCTACTCCCGCAAGGACAACCACGCCTGCTCCGCAGCCGCCTCCGATCACGTTTGCCAGTGCCCCGATGGAGCCGGCACGCACCCCAGAGCGCGACGAGCCCCTCGAGCCTATCAAGCTCCCAGAGGCTCCCCGGAGTGTCGCCGAGCCACGGAAGACCAACTGGGGAACCTCACCGATGTCACCCCCGGCTACGCCACCAGAGCCCGTCAAAGAGCCCGTTAAGGACGACAACGAGATCACGTTTGAGTTCGACAGTGACGAGGACGACGAGGACTATCTGGAGGACTTTGACGATGGCTACGACGAGGACTACGACGACGCCGACGAAGATTTTGACGAAGACGATGAAGAAAGTCCACGGCAAAAGAGGAAAACGGCAGGCCTGGGTGGAATTCTAGGCTGGTTCAAGCGGGGGCGATAA
- the pilM gene encoding type IV pilus assembly protein PilM, translating into MARLGGGKPGGGAKAAPRPKPVVRAKPSGGSFVGLDIGTQTIKMVEVSGAGSSLRVTAMAVENTPPGTVQQGVIADPKTLGAAIKQMRTKNGIKATKCVSSVAGAAGMVVRVIEVPKMTPSELAETMKWEVERHIPFAASDVEMSFQKIDNPESDNDPNNPNMEVLLAVAQRDMIRNHIDTVSASGMTPLVIDVEPLAAGRALIDLSREGLQSKNVVVVNIGASQTDVGVFKSGALRYPRTIPLGGDNLTRAIADRMGLSMDAAEDEKRAHAVILMDLVKSGQAEEMLYGESSNNVDGGVSSIFDVDMSAPLPPPLFGGGEAPAAPAASPFDIADDNPFASAANPFANPFDTPETEAGGGDPPPPVESAVVPSEPDDPYYQRRKEVFNAILPMLGEFVMELRRSVDYFRSKYPNDTMDLIVLCGGSARVQNLDQYIEHDLGIPTTVADPFAGLNVASKQVSVTRRMELAPSLVVALGLAARDAVLGKE; encoded by the coding sequence GTGGCGAGATTGGGCGGAGGGAAACCAGGCGGGGGAGCGAAGGCTGCTCCACGCCCCAAACCGGTTGTTCGTGCCAAACCGAGCGGTGGATCGTTCGTTGGGCTGGACATCGGGACGCAGACAATCAAGATGGTCGAGGTCAGCGGCGCGGGCAGTAGCCTGCGTGTGACGGCCATGGCTGTCGAAAATACCCCGCCGGGCACGGTCCAGCAGGGGGTGATCGCCGACCCTAAGACCTTGGGGGCTGCGATCAAGCAGATGCGTACGAAAAATGGCATCAAGGCGACCAAGTGCGTGTCGTCGGTTGCAGGAGCCGCCGGGATGGTGGTTCGTGTGATCGAGGTGCCCAAGATGACTCCCAGCGAGCTGGCCGAGACCATGAAGTGGGAAGTGGAGCGCCATATCCCCTTCGCTGCCAGCGATGTGGAGATGTCTTTCCAGAAGATCGATAACCCTGAGTCGGACAACGATCCTAACAATCCCAACATGGAAGTCCTGCTGGCGGTTGCCCAGCGCGACATGATCCGCAATCATATCGATACGGTCTCCGCCTCGGGGATGACCCCCTTGGTGATCGATGTCGAGCCGCTGGCCGCAGGTCGTGCGCTGATCGATCTCTCTCGTGAGGGTCTCCAGAGCAAGAACGTCGTCGTGGTCAATATCGGTGCATCCCAGACCGACGTGGGGGTGTTCAAGTCGGGGGCTCTGCGCTACCCACGAACCATCCCGCTTGGGGGAGACAACCTGACCCGCGCCATTGCGGATCGCATGGGGCTCTCCATGGATGCGGCCGAGGATGAAAAACGAGCGCATGCGGTCATCCTGATGGACCTGGTCAAGAGTGGCCAAGCCGAAGAGATGCTCTACGGCGAGTCGTCGAACAATGTCGATGGCGGGGTCTCCTCCATCTTCGATGTCGATATGAGCGCTCCGCTGCCTCCACCCCTCTTTGGAGGTGGTGAGGCTCCTGCTGCGCCTGCGGCATCGCCTTTTGACATCGCCGATGATAACCCCTTTGCCTCGGCGGCGAATCCCTTTGCCAATCCCTTCGATACACCCGAGACCGAAGCGGGTGGGGGCGATCCTCCTCCCCCAGTTGAGAGTGCCGTGGTTCCATCGGAGCCCGACGATCCTTACTACCAGCGTCGCAAAGAGGTCTTCAATGCGATCCTGCCCATGCTGGGTGAGTTTGTGATGGAGCTGCGTCGCTCGGTGGACTACTTCCGCTCGAAGTATCCCAACGACACGATGGACCTGATCGTCCTGTGTGGTGGGTCTGCTCGGGTGCAGAACCTGGACCAGTACATTGAGCACGACCTTGGAATCCCCACAACCGTGGCCGATCCCTTTGCCGGTCTCAACGTGGCCTCCAAGCAGGTCTCCGTGACCCGGAGGATGGAGCTGGCACCGTCACTGGTGGTTGCACTGGGCCTCGCGGCGCGGGATGCCGTCCTGGGCAAAGAGTAA